One Erythrobacter sp. SDW2 genomic region harbors:
- a CDS encoding heavy metal-binding domain-containing protein produces MAGPWKDARGVIVSTTPTIEGRPIQNYLGIVTGEVIVGANIMRDLFAGIRDIVGGRSGSYERILADARNQAIEELQAECASRGGNAVVGIDLDYEVIGANGSMLMVSASGTAVRI; encoded by the coding sequence ATGGCAGGCCCCTGGAAGGACGCGCGCGGCGTCATCGTTTCGACCACCCCCACCATCGAAGGCCGTCCGATCCAGAACTATCTCGGCATCGTTACCGGTGAAGTGATCGTCGGGGCCAATATCATGCGCGACCTTTTTGCCGGGATCCGCGATATCGTCGGTGGGCGCTCGGGCAGCTACGAGCGCATCCTGGCCGACGCCCGCAATCAGGCGATCGAGGAACTGCAGGCCGAGTGCGCCAGCCGCGGCGGCAATGCCGTCGTGGGCATAGATCTCGATTACGAGGTGATCGGCGCCAATGGCTCGATGCTGATGGTCAGCGCCAGCGGCACGGCGGTGCGGATCTGA
- a CDS encoding type II CAAX prenyl endopeptidase Rce1 family protein: protein MSADETSQLAPAPTLWAEWGRYRSFVRRPTLPQRAAPLSGASLIAAWRLAALDLTVAGGLILLAMAATFGGFDPPSHALDGLSWTPEIVLAIVVIAPLTEELFFRGWLSGRPDAVSPVILLGMAAVALVFAGKDNALAAAGVAGVAVLAALALAFVLRKRPAWGWFTRAFPLFFWLSTTAFALVHLLNYEEGSLAMLLPLVLPQFIAGSIFGYARVTYGLWASMLLHVLHNGALVGGIALALRHAG from the coding sequence ATGAGTGCCGACGAAACAAGCCAGCTTGCACCTGCCCCGACGCTCTGGGCGGAATGGGGACGCTATCGCAGTTTCGTGCGCCGCCCGACCCTGCCCCAACGGGCTGCGCCGCTGTCGGGCGCGAGCTTGATCGCCGCCTGGCGGCTGGCAGCGCTCGATCTGACAGTGGCGGGCGGACTGATCCTGCTGGCGATGGCGGCAACCTTCGGCGGCTTCGACCCGCCGAGTCATGCGCTGGACGGACTCAGTTGGACCCCCGAGATCGTTCTCGCCATCGTGGTAATCGCGCCGCTGACGGAAGAGCTGTTCTTTCGTGGATGGCTGTCGGGCCGGCCGGACGCGGTTTCGCCCGTGATCCTGCTCGGCATGGCGGCCGTGGCGCTGGTTTTTGCGGGGAAGGACAACGCGCTGGCCGCCGCCGGTGTCGCGGGCGTCGCGGTGCTGGCCGCCTTGGCGCTCGCGTTCGTGCTGCGCAAACGCCCGGCGTGGGGCTGGTTCACCCGCGCTTTTCCGCTGTTCTTCTGGCTCAGCACCACCGCCTTCGCGCTGGTTCACCTGCTCAACTACGAGGAGGGTTCGCTGGCGATGCTGCTGCCGCTGGTGCTGCCTCAGTTCATCGCCGGATCGATCTTCGGCTATGCCCGCGTGACCTATGGCCTGTGGGCGAGCATGCTGCTGCATGTGCTGCACAACGGAGCGCTGGTGGGCGGTATCGCCCTCGCGCTCCGTCACGCAGGCTAG
- a CDS encoding DUF2312 domain-containing protein, with protein MAEATDDRLRLLIERIERLEEEKKGIADDIRDVYAEAKAVGYDPKIMRQVVRLRKMKPDDRNEMEMVLDTYKAALGLG; from the coding sequence ATGGCCGAAGCCACCGATGACCGCCTGCGCCTGCTGATCGAGCGTATCGAACGCCTCGAGGAAGAGAAGAAGGGCATCGCCGACGATATCCGCGACGTCTATGCCGAGGCCAAGGCGGTCGGCTACGACCCAAAGATCATGCGCCAGGTCGTCCGCCTGCGGAAGATGAAGCCCGACGACCGCAACGAAATGGAAATGGTACTCGACACCTACAAGGCCGCGCTCGGTCTCGGCTGA
- a CDS encoding GIN domain-containing protein, with amino-acid sequence MNRLLLAALVLFNGTPAMAQELNSSPYDTREDTIEPVERIEVNGAFKVMVFSTDGEARVTFHGPAEMIADAEATVIDGTLTIAYRDGKPWSWNAGSGTNVVIKLPRISSVKTVGPADVSVYRPASDEFAASTTGAGRIEVSDIAARTVAAAVGGAGTIKLEGTSLAAQYATGGAGSIEAKRLRSARAEIAIGGAGSVYADVSESATVAKNGAGSVEIVGGATCTISPPDARGVECR; translated from the coding sequence ATGAACCGTCTTCTCTTGGCCGCCCTCGTGCTATTCAATGGTACGCCCGCCATGGCGCAGGAACTCAATTCGAGCCCCTATGACACGCGCGAGGATACGATCGAGCCGGTAGAGCGGATCGAGGTCAATGGTGCCTTCAAGGTGATGGTCTTTTCGACCGATGGCGAAGCGCGGGTGACCTTTCACGGCCCGGCGGAGATGATCGCCGATGCCGAAGCGACCGTCATCGACGGGACACTCACCATCGCCTACCGGGATGGCAAGCCGTGGAGTTGGAACGCCGGATCAGGCACCAACGTCGTGATCAAGCTTCCCCGGATCAGTTCAGTCAAGACCGTCGGTCCGGCCGATGTTTCGGTGTACCGGCCGGCGAGCGACGAATTTGCCGCTTCGACCACCGGTGCGGGCCGCATCGAAGTGTCGGATATTGCGGCAAGGACTGTCGCGGCGGCGGTTGGCGGTGCGGGGACGATCAAGCTAGAGGGCACGTCGCTGGCTGCGCAATACGCCACCGGCGGCGCTGGTTCTATCGAGGCCAAGCGCCTGCGTTCTGCCAGAGCCGAAATCGCGATCGGCGGTGCGGGATCGGTCTATGCCGATGTCTCGGAGAGCGCGACGGTCGCCAAGAACGGTGCGGGCAGTGTCGAAATCGTGGGCGGTGCCACCTGTACCATCTCGCCGCCCGACGCACGCGGGGTCGAATGCCGCTAG
- a CDS encoding DUF1244 domain-containing protein: MDTNSADALDQLDDAVAAAAFRRLVRHLRHRHDAQNIELMGLAGFCRNCLADWIRDAGFEGDKLAARELIHGMPMAEWKATRQSEATPEQLAAMEASLKKNATE, translated from the coding sequence ATGGATACGAATTCAGCAGATGCGCTCGACCAACTCGACGATGCCGTCGCGGCAGCGGCTTTTCGTCGGCTGGTGCGGCACCTGCGGCATCGCCACGATGCCCAGAACATCGAGCTCATGGGCCTGGCCGGTTTCTGCCGCAACTGCCTTGCCGACTGGATCCGTGATGCGGGGTTCGAGGGCGACAAGCTGGCCGCGCGCGAGCTGATCCACGGTATGCCGATGGCGGAATGGAAGGCGACGCGCCAGAGCGAGGCGACGCCCGAGCAACTGGCGGCGATGGAGGCGAGCCTGAAGAAGAACGCAACAGAGTGA
- the pyk gene encoding pyruvate kinase has protein sequence MQKLDPRGRKVKILATVGPASRDPEMLRKLFRAGADAFRVNMSHGEHATHAETIKAIRDLEREFYRPVAILCDLQGPKLRVGTFKDGKAVIRHSGHFTLDRNPEPGDETRCELPHPELFGLLSKGQRLLINDGKIRLRVIEADDDRILCSAEVGGVISDRKGVNVPDAEIPIPAMTPKDRRDLAFAMEHGADWIGLSFVQRPEDLAEARKLMGGKGALCAKIEKPMAVRRLDEIIEMSDGIMVARGDLGVELEPQEVPPLQKKIVNATRLKGKPVIVATQMLESMIESPAPTRAEVSDVANAVYDGADAVMLSAETAAGDWPEEAVTIMHKIAVQVEQDEAYLERVRLLDTPPDPTTADALSHACMTIADTVNIAAITVFTGSGSTARRVARERPSVPMLVLTPSIRTARRMCLLWGAHAVATKDIGSFEEMIAKGKRMALRHGFGQAGSKLIALAGVPFGTPGSTNLLHVVTLMGDELEKHEG, from the coding sequence ATGCAAAAGCTCGATCCCCGCGGCCGCAAGGTCAAGATCCTCGCCACCGTCGGCCCTGCCAGCCGCGACCCGGAAATGCTCCGCAAGCTGTTCCGCGCCGGGGCCGATGCCTTCCGCGTCAACATGAGCCATGGCGAGCACGCCACCCACGCCGAAACGATCAAGGCGATCCGCGACCTCGAGCGCGAGTTCTACCGCCCGGTTGCCATCCTGTGCGACCTGCAGGGCCCCAAGCTGCGGGTCGGCACCTTCAAGGACGGCAAGGCGGTGATCCGCCATTCGGGCCATTTCACGCTCGACCGTAACCCCGAGCCAGGCGACGAAACCCGCTGCGAACTGCCGCACCCCGAACTGTTCGGCCTGCTGAGCAAGGGGCAGCGGCTGCTGATCAACGATGGCAAGATCCGCCTGCGGGTGATCGAGGCCGATGATGATCGCATCCTCTGTTCGGCCGAAGTCGGCGGAGTGATCTCCGACCGCAAGGGCGTCAACGTGCCCGATGCGGAAATTCCCATCCCGGCGATGACGCCCAAGGACCGCCGCGACCTCGCCTTCGCGATGGAGCACGGCGCCGACTGGATCGGCCTCAGCTTCGTCCAACGCCCCGAAGACCTCGCCGAAGCCCGCAAGCTGATGGGCGGCAAGGGCGCGCTCTGTGCCAAGATCGAGAAGCCGATGGCGGTCCGCCGTCTGGACGAGATCATCGAGATGTCCGACGGCATCATGGTCGCGCGCGGGGACCTCGGCGTCGAGCTCGAGCCGCAGGAAGTGCCGCCGCTGCAGAAGAAGATCGTCAACGCGACCCGGCTCAAGGGCAAGCCGGTGATCGTCGCCACGCAGATGCTCGAATCGATGATCGAAAGCCCGGCCCCGACCCGCGCCGAAGTCTCCGACGTTGCCAATGCGGTCTATGACGGGGCCGACGCGGTGATGCTCAGCGCCGAGACCGCCGCGGGCGACTGGCCCGAGGAAGCGGTCACCATCATGCACAAGATCGCGGTGCAGGTGGAGCAGGACGAGGCCTATCTCGAACGCGTCCGCCTGCTCGATACCCCGCCCGATCCGACCACCGCCGACGCACTCAGCCATGCCTGCATGACCATCGCCGACACAGTCAATATCGCCGCCATCACGGTCTTCACCGGCAGCGGCTCGACTGCACGCCGCGTCGCCCGCGAACGGCCGAGCGTGCCGATGCTGGTGCTGACCCCCTCAATACGCACCGCGCGGCGGATGTGCCTGCTATGGGGCGCGCATGCGGTGGCGACCAAGGACATCGGCAGCTTCGAGGAAATGATCGCCAAGGGCAAACGCATGGCCCTGCGCCACGGCTTCGGCCAGGCCGGCAGCAAGCTGATCGCGTTGGCGGGCGTGCCCTTCGGAACGCCGGGGAGCACGAACCTGCTGCACGTCGTGACGCTGATGGGCGACGAGCTGGAGAAGCATGAGGGTTAG